ATGCGCTGATTGAACCGGGGAACTGGTACGGCTTCTCTAATGTCAATACCAGCGCTGTGGAGGAAGGTGATTCTTACATCATTTCCGGCACAAAACTGTTCGTGGAATACGCCCGGTCAGCGAACTATATTCTCTGCGCGGCCCGAGTAGCAAACGAGGGTCTGGCCCTGTTTCTAGTCAAAGCGGACAACCCCAGCATTAAGATGAAGCTGTTTAATACGCTGAGCTATGACAAGCAGTGCGAAGTTGTCTTCGAGGACGTCAAGGTGCCCAAAGAGAATCTACTGGCCTTGGGCCAACCGGCTAACGATTTGCTGGCCACTCTCGAGGAAAGGGGTGCGCTAGCCAAATGCGCCGAGATGCTCGGCTGCATGCAGCCGGCCTTCGAGATGAGCTTGGCTTATGCCAAGGAGCGCGAGCAGTTCGGCCGGTTGATCGGAACTTTTCAGGCTATCCAGCACCACTGCGTCAACATGGTCATTGACCTTAACAGCGCCCGTTATATTACTTACCTGGCCGCATGGAAGATCGCCCAGGGGCTGCCGGCGGCAAAGGAGGCGGCCATGGCCAAGTCTTACACCAGCGCGG
Above is a window of Deltaproteobacteria bacterium DNA encoding:
- a CDS encoding acyl-CoA/acyl-ACP dehydrogenase, producing the protein MDLNLNIEQSILKDSARDFLKAECPKSLVREVREWEDDYPEELWHKMAEMGWMGVLIPEEYDGIGGDFLDLTILIEVMGQACLPAPFFSTVVIGGTALLLAGSKEQKKDLLPKIIAGELVVSYALIEPGNWYGFSNVNTSAVEEGDSYIISGTKLFVEYARSANYILCAARVANEGLALFLVKADNPSIKMKLFNTLSYDKQCEVVFEDVKVPKENLLALGQPANDLLATLEERGALAKCAEMLGCMQPAFEMSLAYAKEREQFGRLIGTFQAIQHHCVNMVIDLNSARYITYLAAWKIAQGLPAAKEAAMAKSYTSAASNRVIKLGHQIHGAISYCDEHDMHLFYRKAKAASIAFGDTDHHLEKVAQHLGL